A window of Malania oleifera isolate guangnan ecotype guangnan chromosome 5, ASM2987363v1, whole genome shotgun sequence contains these coding sequences:
- the LOC131155616 gene encoding E3 ubiquitin-protein ligase RFI2: MVGSGDDDGAMDDASVDAPVSSVTCSICLDLVFDNGERSWAKLRCGHQFHLDCIGSAFNMKGEMQCPNCRMVEKGQWLYANGSTRTFPEFSLEDWIPDEDSHDLSYSEMPFRVQWCPFSGFTRVHSVFEEVESPSTTYRDLQGQHPIFTEHAAASSVAHSYVAYFGPINASENFDDSNFGHHRNGPPVHSEIFAPHAFRAIDIQYQTWGHHSPPLSPTSNHMNGTDGASVLHGSLRAESDAMPRPGAFVHPFHFGHGRSGPRAGSPFVSSIPTHHASGSLTHERIQVPHAFHHQQQSGNPPVMHPPMVPGVRRFNGPRGLPPIMPAPLQSEHNVGFYVYPPSGSSGRNLHEAETPLPNHLHAWERDHLPHFPVTSLDRDSGWMPFHQATDGSDSSSRSSSFRHRR, encoded by the exons ATGGTGGGGTCCGGAGACGATGATGGTGCCATGGACGATGCGAGCGTCGACGCGCCTGTTTCTTCCGTCACCTGCTCGATTTGCCTTGATTTGGTGTTCGATAATGGCGAAAGATCCTGGGCTAAGCTCCGATGTGGCCATCAATTCCATCTCG ATTGCATTGGTTCAGCATTCAATATGAAGGGAGAGATGCAATGTCCTAATTGCAGGATGGTTGAGAAAGGACAGTGGTTATATGCGAATGGTTCTACTCGTACATTTCCCGAATTTAGCCTGGAGGACTGGATTCCGGATGAAGATTCTCATGATTTAAGTTATTCAGAAATG CCATTTAGAGTTCAGTGGTGCCCATTCAGTGGATTCACAAGAGTTCATTCAGTTTTTGA GGAAGTGGAATCTCCATCAACAACAT ACCGTGACCTTCAGGGACAACATCCCATATTTACTGAACATGCAGCTGCTTCATCTGTGGCTCATTCTTATGTTGCATATTTTGGACCTATTAATGCCAGCGAAAATTTTGATGATTCCAACTTCGGTCATCACCGGAATGGCCCGCCTGTGCACAGTGAAATCTTTGCTCCCCATGCCTTTCGTGCCATTGATATCCAATATCAAACATGGGGTCATCATTCTCCTCCCCTCTCACCAACCAGCAATCATATGAACGGTACAGATGGGGCTTCAGTTCTACATGGGAGCCTAAGGGCTGAATCAGATGCTATGCCAAGACCAGGAGCTTTTGTTCATCCATTTCACTTTGGTCATGG TAGGTCTGGTCCTAGAGCTGGAAGCCCTTTTGTCTCCTCAATTCCAACACATCATGCTAGCGGCTCTTTGACCCACGAAAGGATCCAGGTTCCTCATGCCTTCCATCATCAGCAGCAATCTGGCAACCCTCCTGTGATGCACCCCCCCATGGTTCCTGGTGTCAGGAGATTCAATGGCCCAAGGGGCTTGCCTCCCATAATGCCTGCACCCTTACAATCTGAACACAATGTTGGCTTCTACGTATATCCTCCTTCTGGTTCATCAGGCAGGAACCTGCATGAAGCTGAAACTCCACTGCCGAATCATCTTCATGCTTGGGAGCGAGATCATTTGCCCCATTTTCCAGTCACCTCACTCGACAGAGATTCAGGTTGGATGCCATTTCATCAGGCTACTGATGGTTCTGATTCCAGCAGCAGGTCTAGCAGCTTTCGCCATAGGCGTTGA